In one Dehalogenimonas formicexedens genomic region, the following are encoded:
- the ftsA gene encoding cell division protein FtsA — translation MKKRLAAIDVGTTKITTIMGDADDSGIRIMGVGTVPSLGLQKGMVVNLNEARDAIKRSVTMAEQSAGYRIESAVINITGRHIHSSNNRGVIAISRKDEIIRQADVNRALEVAKNTAIPADRRLLHLLPLDFTVDGQEGVKSPVGMHGFKLEVETHMVTGSATAVENLSKCVKAAGIVIDEMVFSPLACAEAVLSADELQDGVILADIGGGTTDIAVFKDGKPIHTSVLPVAGYQVTHDISVGLGVSWELAEEIKLRYGNVYPVDEKSSDQEVTEGGHTFPLSQVSEIIRSRVEEMVRLALLEVPGEDYQSLLRGGVVLTGGTCNLPGIAELGAEVAHLPVRIGMPPAMYGVSEKLNDPSFATSLGLIMWKAKTRNEMQAAPSTSPSEGGGLFGLFRKK, via the coding sequence ATGAAAAAAAGACTTGCCGCCATCGATGTCGGTACGACCAAAATCACTACCATCATGGGCGATGCCGACGATTCCGGCATCCGTATCATGGGTGTCGGTACCGTCCCGTCGCTGGGCCTGCAAAAGGGCATGGTTGTTAATCTAAATGAAGCCAGGGATGCGATCAAGCGATCCGTAACAATGGCGGAGCAATCAGCCGGGTACCGGATCGAATCCGCGGTTATCAACATCACCGGCAGACACATCCATTCATCCAACAACCGCGGCGTTATCGCCATCTCCCGTAAAGACGAGATCATCCGCCAGGCCGATGTTAACCGGGCCCTGGAAGTGGCCAAAAACACAGCGATCCCCGCCGACCGCCGCCTCCTTCATCTCCTGCCGCTCGACTTTACCGTGGACGGCCAGGAAGGTGTGAAGAGCCCGGTTGGAATGCACGGTTTTAAACTCGAAGTCGAGACTCACATGGTTACCGGTTCCGCCACCGCCGTTGAGAATCTCAGCAAATGTGTCAAGGCTGCCGGCATAGTGATCGACGAAATGGTGTTCAGCCCCCTGGCCTGTGCCGAGGCGGTCCTTTCGGCCGATGAACTCCAGGATGGAGTCATTCTCGCCGATATCGGCGGCGGCACGACCGACATCGCTGTTTTCAAGGACGGTAAACCCATTCACACCTCAGTGTTACCGGTAGCCGGTTACCAAGTTACCCACGATATCTCGGTTGGCCTCGGGGTCAGCTGGGAATTGGCTGAAGAGATCAAGCTCCGGTACGGCAACGTCTACCCGGTAGACGAAAAATCTTCAGACCAGGAAGTGACCGAGGGCGGCCATACCTTCCCGCTGTCCCAGGTAAGCGAAATCATCCGCTCCCGCGTTGAGGAAATGGTTCGTCTAGCCCTCCTCGAAGTTCCGGGTGAGGATTACCAGAGCCTGCTCAGGGGCGGCGTTGTCCTCACCGGCGGCACCTGCAACCTGCCCGGCATTGCCGAACTCGGGGCCGAGGTGGCTCACCTGCCGGTCCGAATCGGCATGCCCCCCGCCATGTACGGCGTGTCCGAAAAATTAAACGATCCTTCATTCGCCACCAGCCTTGGCCTGATCATGTGGAAGGCCAAGACCCGGAACGAAATGCAGGCTGCCCCAAGCACCTCGCCTTCCGAAGGCGGCGGATTGTTTGGCCTGTTCAGAAAAAAATAA
- a CDS encoding ribonuclease H-like domain-containing protein, whose amino-acid sequence MGQNMTGKCEAYLDIETTGLSPEHCPITVVGIHRCTGNFEEFIQLVGDQITPENLLQALDEVETIYTFNGERFDLPYIKTRLGVDLVEEGFTHCDLMHRCHRKGLRGGLKKIEVALGIGRNLPGVNGYHAVRLWWQYVNDYDQEALNSLLEYNKEDTINLKTLRLLIE is encoded by the coding sequence ATGGGACAAAACATGACCGGAAAATGTGAAGCCTACCTGGATATAGAGACCACCGGATTATCGCCGGAACACTGCCCTATCACTGTCGTCGGCATCCACCGGTGCACCGGCAACTTCGAAGAGTTCATTCAACTGGTGGGTGATCAGATTACCCCGGAAAATTTACTGCAAGCGTTGGACGAGGTTGAAACCATCTATACTTTCAATGGGGAGCGGTTCGATCTCCCCTACATCAAGACCCGCTTGGGCGTTGACCTGGTGGAAGAAGGCTTCACCCATTGCGACCTGATGCACCGCTGTCACCGCAAAGGCTTGCGCGGCGGTTTGAAAAAAATCGAGGTTGCGCTGGGTATCGGGCGCAATCTCCCCGGGGTAAACGGCTACCACGCCGTCAGGTTATGGTGGCAATACGTCAACGACTATGATCAGGAGGCTCTAAACAGCCTGTTGGAATATAACAAGGAAGATACCATCAACCTTAAAACACTGCGGCTCCTTATCGAATAG
- a CDS encoding B12-binding domain-containing radical SAM protein, with product MRILLSIPLRDGMYTKFPDEVLSIAAVLEKNGHRVMVHDANLGDRSAESFEDFNPDIVGFSVATGCVADSIKKAIEFKTKFPGIKTVWGFRHPSALPEQTLAEDYVDYVVIGAGEYTLVELLEYLEHAKGSLSEIKGLAWKKGKDIIVNEPRAFLKNLDELPDPAWHLIVPKKYWDVSIITSRGCPFSCTFCADATFYKGNVSDLSAERIASQSERLHKEYGINYIMYTGDNFGINKERLHQFCRIMIQKKLKLKWNCQISGYVTEEDARLMAKAGCTAVILGTESGSQKILDLLTKGNVQEFEKTFWNLVKHKIIPTLFIQYGFPTETAEDFKETLEFIKRLNNPPFLFMKFVPYPNTILFDRCANERLITVPEKLADWSGFQLHYATRGNVSKVPQEMMDEALASFRSTFASRRFSFMLRHHPGYFLTAFKEPRQFFGSLTYLIKNYLNAIFDTANGNESWVAKIQRVFGRTPKRGSRQADSK from the coding sequence TTGAGAATACTTTTAAGCATACCTCTACGCGACGGCATGTATACCAAGTTCCCCGACGAAGTGTTGTCAATCGCAGCGGTGCTTGAAAAGAATGGTCACAGGGTCATGGTCCATGATGCCAATCTCGGAGACCGTTCTGCCGAATCCTTCGAGGATTTTAATCCTGATATCGTCGGTTTTTCTGTAGCTACGGGTTGCGTGGCCGATTCCATCAAAAAGGCTATCGAGTTCAAAACAAAGTTCCCGGGAATCAAGACGGTTTGGGGCTTCCGTCATCCATCGGCTCTTCCCGAGCAGACTCTGGCAGAGGATTATGTTGATTATGTTGTGATCGGGGCCGGAGAGTATACCCTTGTCGAACTCTTAGAATATCTCGAACATGCTAAGGGCAGTCTTTCCGAGATCAAAGGGTTGGCCTGGAAAAAAGGCAAAGATATCATCGTCAACGAACCCCGGGCTTTTCTCAAGAATCTGGACGAACTACCCGACCCTGCCTGGCACCTTATAGTCCCGAAAAAATACTGGGATGTTTCCATTATCACCAGCCGTGGCTGCCCTTTCAGTTGCACTTTTTGCGCTGATGCCACTTTCTACAAGGGTAACGTCAGTGACCTGTCGGCGGAACGTATTGCTTCCCAATCGGAACGATTACATAAAGAGTACGGCATAAATTACATCATGTACACCGGAGATAACTTCGGCATCAACAAGGAGCGGCTTCACCAGTTCTGCCGCATAATGATTCAGAAAAAATTGAAATTGAAGTGGAACTGTCAGATTTCCGGCTACGTTACCGAGGAAGATGCGCGGTTAATGGCTAAGGCTGGATGCACCGCAGTTATTTTAGGGACCGAGAGCGGCAGTCAGAAGATCCTCGACCTGTTAACGAAAGGTAATGTTCAGGAATTCGAAAAAACATTTTGGAACCTGGTTAAACATAAAATTATTCCGACCCTTTTCATCCAATACGGCTTCCCGACCGAAACTGCTGAAGACTTCAAGGAAACTCTCGAGTTTATCAAGCGCCTGAACAACCCACCCTTTCTCTTTATGAAGTTCGTACCCTATCCCAATACGATACTCTTTGATCGGTGCGCGAATGAGCGGCTCATAACTGTGCCTGAAAAGCTGGCTGACTGGTCTGGATTTCAGCTTCACTATGCCACCCGGGGCAATGTGTCCAAAGTCCCGCAGGAAATGATGGACGAGGCTTTAGCCAGTTTCCGCTCTACATTTGCGAGCAGACGTTTTAGCTTCATGCTCAGGCACCACCCGGGTTACTTTCTGACGGCGTTCAAAGAACCCAGGCAATTTTTCGGTTCTCTGACCTACCTGATTAAAAACTATTTGAACGCAATTTTCGATACGGCTAATGGCAACGAATCATGGGTAGCGAAAATTCAAAGGGTTTTCGGCCGAACACCGAAAAGGGGATCACGGCAGGCAGATTCCAAATAG
- a CDS encoding DUF5343 domain-containing protein has translation MTTSNSKTLPPYVSYRTFWNFLDGLQAVVPARIDRSFWGEKFSGSTGGQLIGTLKYLKMIDANGVPTLRLKQIVLTKGVQRANLLRQLTQEAYPFFLTELDPANATYAQMEEKLKEHFQIAADVGRKCIKFYIGLAQDGGISLSPFVTRKSKAIHITTSNRKTKRNVSRANDGANENPSDPPAPLNEQLAFPPSPPAQSLGQMLMAKFPDFDPTWTDEVKLRWFQAFDELIQKFPGVKR, from the coding sequence ATGACAACATCTAATTCCAAGACGCTTCCTCCTTACGTGTCCTACCGGACATTTTGGAATTTTCTGGACGGACTTCAGGCGGTTGTACCGGCTCGAATCGATAGAAGTTTTTGGGGTGAAAAATTTTCAGGTTCCACCGGCGGACAGTTGATCGGCACACTGAAGTACCTTAAGATGATCGACGCCAACGGGGTCCCTACTCTCCGGCTAAAGCAGATTGTACTTACAAAGGGCGTTCAGCGAGCGAACCTGCTCAGGCAGCTCACCCAGGAAGCTTATCCGTTCTTCCTCACAGAACTCGACCCGGCAAACGCCACTTATGCCCAGATGGAAGAAAAACTCAAAGAGCACTTCCAGATTGCCGCCGATGTGGGCCGGAAATGCATCAAGTTCTATATCGGTTTGGCCCAGGATGGGGGCATATCGCTTTCTCCTTTTGTAACGCGGAAATCGAAGGCCATTCACATCACGACCTCCAATCGTAAGACCAAACGTAATGTTTCCAGGGCAAATGATGGCGCCAATGAAAATCCATCGGACCCTCCCGCGCCATTGAACGAACAGCTGGCTTTCCCGCCAAGCCCTCCGGCGCAATCACTCGGCCAAATGCTGATGGCCAAATTCCCCGATTTCGACCCCACCTGGACCGATGAAGTCAAACTCCGGTGGTTCCAGGCGTTCGACGAATTGATCCAGAAATTCCCCGGCGTCAAGCGCTGA
- a CDS encoding flavodoxin domain-containing protein yields MSAFTELAKGVYWVGVVDWSLRQFHGHELSTTHGTSYNSYLIIDEKCVLIDTVPIGFQSPLIENISRIIDPGKIDLIVAAHAEPDHSGALPEIMKRCPSAEVVVSPRGIETFSRHYHQPWNFRAVKTGDTYSIGQKTLTFIEAPMLHWPDNLFTYLGGDAILFSSDAFGQHYASTGRFDTDVDPDILDWETVKYYTNILNPLSPMIARKIDEVVNLKLALNMIAPSHGIIWKKDPMQIIQKYREWTEQRSVCCAVIVYDSMWQGTRLMAEAIGEGMTEVGLPFKLFNAASDDRNDILTEILLARAVVLGSPTFNQGILPTLSPVLTGMKGLKFKNKVGAAFGTWGWSGEGVGILEDHLRASQIEVTAPGVKAKWRPDPEDLEKCKELGRSVAGTCFLKE; encoded by the coding sequence ATGTCCGCCTTCACTGAGTTGGCAAAGGGTGTCTATTGGGTGGGAGTTGTGGATTGGTCACTCAGGCAGTTCCACGGTCACGAACTTTCAACCACTCATGGTACCAGTTATAACTCTTACCTGATCATTGATGAGAAGTGTGTGCTCATCGATACCGTCCCTATCGGATTTCAAAGCCCTTTGATCGAAAATATCTCTCGCATCATCGATCCGGGGAAAATCGATCTGATTGTCGCCGCCCATGCTGAGCCGGATCATTCCGGAGCGCTACCGGAGATTATGAAGCGCTGCCCGTCTGCCGAGGTGGTTGTGTCTCCCCGAGGCATCGAGACGTTTTCCAGGCACTATCATCAACCCTGGAATTTCCGTGCCGTCAAAACAGGAGATACCTATTCAATCGGTCAAAAAACCCTTACCTTTATTGAGGCACCGATGCTTCACTGGCCCGATAATCTATTTACCTATCTGGGCGGTGACGCCATCCTCTTCAGCAGTGACGCCTTCGGCCAGCATTATGCCTCAACCGGACGGTTCGACACCGACGTTGACCCGGACATTCTAGACTGGGAAACTGTGAAGTATTACACCAATATCCTCAACCCGCTGAGCCCGATGATTGCCCGGAAAATCGATGAGGTGGTCAATCTTAAACTTGCTCTGAATATGATAGCCCCTTCTCACGGTATCATCTGGAAAAAGGACCCGATGCAAATCATCCAAAAGTATCGGGAATGGACAGAACAAAGATCCGTTTGCTGTGCCGTGATTGTTTACGATTCGATGTGGCAGGGCACCCGCCTGATGGCCGAGGCGATCGGAGAGGGTATGACGGAGGTAGGTCTACCCTTCAAATTGTTCAATGCGGCTTCGGATGACCGTAATGATATCCTCACTGAGATACTCCTGGCGCGGGCGGTAGTACTTGGATCGCCGACATTCAATCAGGGAATTTTGCCCACTCTATCGCCGGTGCTGACCGGTATGAAAGGGCTCAAGTTCAAAAATAAAGTGGGCGCCGCCTTTGGAACCTGGGGTTGGAGCGGTGAAGGCGTGGGAATATTGGAAGATCATCTTAGAGCCAGTCAGATCGAGGTTACCGCCCCTGGCGTGAAAGCCAAATGGCGCCCTGATCCCGAAGATCTGGAAAAGTGTAAGGAGCTTGGCAGGTCAGTAGCAGGTACTTGTTTTTTGAAAGAGTGA
- a CDS encoding DMT family transporter produces MKLSTGVDKRALLAIGIVTVLWASSFAGIRAGLQAFTPGALVLFRFLVASATLLVWVLLRQRIRLPKKADLPWIVLGGVIGITAYHISLAYGELTVTAASASFIIGAVPIFTAILATLTLKERLGLRQWLGIGASFGGIGLISLGESGHLRFESGALIILAAAVFTSIYFIIQKRLLKSYTPLEITCYAFWAGTIGMLVFLPDLISELPRAPVGPTLAVVYLGVFPAAIAYVVWNFVFSRTTASIATSFMYLNPIVATIIAWFWLGEVPSALAGIGGLIALSGVIVTSRSVR; encoded by the coding sequence TTGAAACTTTCGACTGGCGTGGATAAACGCGCTCTGTTGGCTATTGGAATTGTTACCGTTTTGTGGGCTTCATCCTTTGCGGGAATCAGAGCCGGGTTGCAGGCGTTCACCCCTGGAGCGCTGGTGCTGTTCCGGTTTTTGGTAGCCTCTGCGACATTACTTGTTTGGGTCCTGTTGCGGCAACGGATTCGATTACCCAAAAAAGCGGACCTGCCATGGATCGTCCTCGGAGGAGTTATCGGGATAACCGCCTATCATATCTCCCTGGCTTATGGAGAGCTGACGGTTACCGCCGCCTCAGCAAGTTTCATCATCGGGGCAGTGCCCATCTTCACCGCTATCCTGGCCACACTGACCCTTAAAGAACGCCTCGGCCTAAGGCAGTGGCTGGGTATCGGGGCTAGTTTCGGCGGGATCGGTCTTATCTCGTTGGGCGAATCCGGGCACCTGAGATTCGAAAGTGGCGCTTTGATAATACTGGCGGCTGCCGTTTTCACCTCGATCTACTTCATAATCCAAAAGCGTCTGCTCAAGAGTTATACGCCGCTGGAGATCACCTGTTATGCTTTTTGGGCGGGAACTATCGGCATGCTGGTTTTCCTGCCCGACCTCATTTCGGAATTGCCGCGGGCGCCGGTCGGTCCCACTCTTGCCGTTGTGTATTTGGGCGTCTTCCCCGCGGCGATTGCTTACGTAGTCTGGAATTTTGTCTTTTCCCGCACCACGGCATCTATCGCTACTAGTTTCATGTATTTGAACCCTATCGTAGCTACGATAATCGCCTGGTTTTGGCTCGGCGAGGTCCCCTCGGCCCTGGCTGGAATCGGCGGTCTCATTGCACTGAGCGGCGTCATCGTAACGTCTAGAAGCGTCCGATAA
- a CDS encoding MFS transporter codes for MASVTQAVSNSVQSIRKVIFASSAGTVIEWYDFYIFGSLSTVMASKFYHTGTDIGDLIAWLSTFAIGFMVRPFGALFFGRIGDLVGRKFTYLLTISIMAGSTMGVGLLPTADTLGAFAGIILITLRILQGLALGGQYGGAATFVAEHAPHGKRGFYTSWIQTTATLGLFLSLGIILATRKIVGEADFSEWGWRIPFLFSVALVFLSLWIRSSLKESPLFTQMKATKTVSKNPLKESFANKFNRKWVLIALFGATMGQGVVWYTGQFYALFYLQKIFKVTLVDSNFIVGAAVLLATPLFIFFGWLSDRIGRKPIMMAGMLLAVLTYYPIYGAMAAFAPTDPGQHFLFAYQGYNQVALTFLVFIQVVYVTMVYGPIAAFLVELFPTKIRYTSMSLPYHLGNGVFGGLVPILGLAWINATGNNFAGLWWPMAIAATCFIFGMIFVRETKDVDITDETTTFAHQAEAAQGKQVKGAMPVMPEK; via the coding sequence ATGGCCAGCGTAACACAAGCTGTTTCCAATAGTGTTCAAAGTATCAGAAAAGTCATCTTTGCCTCATCCGCGGGCACCGTCATCGAATGGTACGACTTCTACATCTTCGGAAGCCTTTCCACGGTCATGGCTTCCAAGTTCTATCACACCGGAACCGACATCGGCGATCTTATCGCCTGGCTTTCAACTTTTGCCATCGGTTTCATGGTGCGCCCGTTCGGGGCACTTTTCTTCGGGCGCATCGGCGATCTGGTCGGCCGTAAATTCACCTACCTTTTGACCATCAGCATCATGGCCGGTTCTACGATGGGCGTCGGTTTGTTGCCGACCGCTGACACGCTGGGCGCTTTCGCCGGCATAATCCTTATAACCCTACGTATTCTTCAAGGTTTGGCGCTGGGAGGTCAGTATGGCGGCGCCGCAACCTTCGTGGCCGAACATGCCCCGCACGGTAAACGCGGTTTCTATACCTCATGGATCCAAACTACGGCCACATTAGGTCTGTTTCTGTCCCTGGGAATCATTCTGGCTACCCGAAAAATTGTCGGTGAAGCCGATTTCTCCGAATGGGGTTGGCGCATACCGTTCCTATTCTCCGTCGCCCTCGTATTCCTTTCACTGTGGATACGCTCTTCGTTGAAAGAATCCCCCTTATTCACTCAGATGAAAGCTACAAAGACGGTTTCCAAAAACCCGCTCAAAGAGAGTTTTGCAAATAAATTCAATCGGAAGTGGGTTTTGATTGCCCTTTTCGGCGCGACCATGGGGCAGGGCGTGGTGTGGTACACCGGACAGTTCTACGCTCTCTTCTACCTGCAGAAGATCTTTAAAGTCACCTTGGTCGACTCTAACTTCATTGTCGGCGCCGCGGTACTGCTGGCTACGCCGCTGTTTATCTTCTTTGGCTGGCTTTCCGACCGCATCGGGCGCAAACCGATCATGATGGCCGGCATGTTGCTGGCAGTGCTGACTTACTACCCGATCTACGGGGCAATGGCTGCCTTTGCGCCTACCGATCCGGGGCAGCACTTCCTATTCGCTTACCAGGGATATAATCAGGTTGCCTTGACCTTCCTGGTTTTCATCCAGGTTGTCTACGTTACCATGGTTTATGGCCCCATCGCTGCTTTCCTGGTGGAGTTATTCCCCACCAAGATTCGCTATACCTCGATGTCGTTGCCATATCACCTCGGAAATGGCGTCTTCGGCGGCCTTGTCCCGATTTTGGGTCTGGCATGGATTAATGCCACGGGTAATAACTTTGCTGGACTTTGGTGGCCAATGGCAATCGCTGCAACGTGTTTCATTTTCGGAATGATTTTCGTGAGGGAGACGAAAGACGTCGATATCACGGATGAAACTACTACCTTCGCCCATCAGGCTGAGGCCGCGCAAGGTAAGCAAGTTAAAGGCGCGATGCCCGTAATGCCCGAAAAATAA
- a CDS encoding hydrolase, producing MLTVQGSVLVVIDVQEKLFPAMFETETLLSNLHKMIKGSGLLGVPVIFTEQNPAGLGKTLPELSGLNLQNEPITKFDFNCCSESSFIEALNCLNRRNVMVCGIEAHICVYQTSMDLLLRGFQVHLVGDCVSSRTSKNRELALRRLESEGVKLTGVEMALFELLRSSKSPQFKAISSLIK from the coding sequence ATGTTAACAGTGCAAGGTTCCGTTCTGGTAGTGATTGACGTTCAGGAGAAATTATTCCCAGCGATGTTTGAAACGGAGACACTCCTGTCGAACCTCCACAAAATGATCAAGGGATCCGGATTACTTGGCGTACCGGTAATCTTCACCGAGCAGAATCCTGCCGGACTCGGCAAGACGCTGCCGGAGCTATCCGGATTAAATCTGCAGAATGAACCGATCACAAAATTCGATTTTAACTGCTGCTCGGAATCCTCGTTTATTGAAGCCTTAAATTGTTTAAATCGGCGAAACGTTATGGTGTGCGGTATCGAAGCCCACATCTGCGTCTATCAGACGTCGATGGACCTGCTCTTACGAGGCTTTCAGGTGCACCTGGTCGGTGACTGTGTCTCGTCCCGAACATCAAAGAATCGGGAACTCGCTTTACGAAGATTGGAATCTGAAGGCGTCAAATTGACCGGGGTTGAGATGGCGCTCTTCGAATTATTACGATCTTCAAAATCGCCCCAATTTAAAGCCATCAGTTCATTAATCAAATGA
- a CDS encoding universal stress protein, producing MYKKILVPLDGSKTAEGVLPHAKALAYSEGAEIILLNVASNPAQSFAFEDPAIAGATVEDEEEKAGKYMDAVCGQLRTAGFKVTCMVRQGGAASMILKVAEDLGVDVIAMSTHGRSGPAHWLIGSVAERVVRHSKIPVMMIRASED from the coding sequence ATGTATAAAAAAATCCTGGTACCACTCGATGGATCTAAGACCGCGGAAGGCGTTTTACCTCATGCCAAGGCGCTTGCCTACTCCGAGGGTGCTGAAATCATTTTATTGAATGTAGCAAGCAACCCGGCGCAGTCGTTCGCGTTCGAAGATCCGGCAATCGCCGGCGCTACTGTCGAAGATGAAGAAGAAAAAGCCGGGAAATACATGGATGCCGTATGCGGCCAATTACGGACTGCAGGATTCAAGGTCACCTGTATGGTCCGGCAGGGCGGCGCCGCGAGCATGATTCTGAAAGTGGCCGAAGACCTCGGAGTCGATGTGATAGCGATGTCGACGCACGGCAGGTCCGGGCCGGCTCACTGGCTTATCGGAAGCGTCGCCGAACGCGTTGTCCGCCATTCCAAAATTCCGGTGATGATGATCCGCGCATCGGAAGATTAG
- the recN gene encoding DNA repair protein RecN — translation MLVRLLVKNFGIIDEIDWSPGEKLNIITGETGAGKSLVIDAISALLSGKLDETDIRHGAGDCRVEGVFDLSGRTDLADALAAQGIELEDGTLTVSLSLKRGSRPAVRLNGAIAQRSFARELGPKLVELHGQSQHLSLLEPSSHLDYLDSYAGTLSLRHDFSRAAQNLSNLKNKITNIAVKEAEMARQQDFLNFQLQEIERAALAENEDSLLEEERTILASAERLKALAQEAEYALDGEGFETPVMHNLSRAAAALEKLAAIDGRAKPQAEVVRNTLLELTEAVREVRSYALNLDADPSRLEELEARIGLIRDLKRKYGGSIPSILGFADKIRRELEASSLLDDRKNGLVKEAEATRRELVMLGISLSEKRHAGAIKLSQAVNLELKDLGMGNARFSVSIRFEDSADGLPLPNSPSVKYDLTGADKVEFLVSTNPGEPFLPLIRIASTGELSRFTLAVKTALAESDRVPVLIFDEIDIGVGGRSGEIIGRKLSALSLSHQVICVTHLPQIACYGSRHFKIIKVHDGERVTSALSELTGNDLLTELAAMLSGQNSRAAADAARELIEKAAAFTESLRN, via the coding sequence TTGCTAGTACGCCTACTAGTCAAAAACTTCGGCATCATCGATGAGATCGACTGGTCGCCCGGTGAAAAGTTAAACATCATCACCGGAGAGACTGGCGCGGGCAAGTCATTGGTGATCGACGCCATCTCAGCCCTGCTTTCCGGTAAATTGGATGAAACCGACATCCGCCATGGCGCCGGTGACTGCCGGGTCGAGGGAGTGTTCGATCTCTCGGGTCGCACGGACCTCGCGGATGCTCTCGCCGCGCAGGGCATAGAACTGGAAGACGGTACACTGACCGTTTCCCTGTCGCTAAAACGGGGCAGCCGGCCGGCCGTGCGGCTCAACGGGGCTATAGCCCAACGCTCTTTCGCCCGGGAACTCGGGCCGAAACTGGTCGAGTTACATGGCCAGAGCCAACACCTTTCCCTGCTGGAGCCGTCAAGCCACCTCGATTACCTGGACAGTTACGCCGGAACCTTAAGCCTGAGACATGATTTCTCCCGGGCGGCTCAGAACCTTTCAAACCTGAAAAATAAAATCACAAACATCGCTGTCAAAGAGGCTGAGATGGCCCGGCAGCAAGATTTCCTTAATTTCCAGCTCCAGGAAATCGAGCGCGCGGCATTAGCCGAAAACGAGGACTCCCTTCTGGAGGAAGAACGCACGATTCTCGCCTCAGCCGAAAGACTCAAGGCTCTCGCCCAGGAAGCGGAATACGCCCTCGACGGAGAAGGCTTCGAGACCCCGGTGATGCATAATCTCTCCAGGGCCGCCGCAGCTCTTGAAAAACTGGCGGCGATCGACGGTCGGGCGAAACCCCAGGCCGAGGTTGTCAGGAACACCCTGCTTGAATTGACTGAGGCAGTTAGAGAAGTCAGGTCTTACGCCTTGAATTTAGACGCTGATCCATCCCGATTGGAAGAACTCGAAGCCCGGATCGGACTAATCCGGGATCTTAAACGAAAATACGGCGGCAGCATCCCGTCCATTCTGGGTTTTGCCGACAAAATCCGCCGGGAACTTGAAGCTTCTTCTCTTCTGGATGACCGGAAAAATGGCCTGGTGAAAGAAGCCGAGGCTACTCGCCGGGAGCTGGTCATGCTTGGAATTTCCCTCTCGGAAAAAAGGCACGCCGGCGCTATTAAGCTGTCCCAAGCCGTCAACCTCGAATTGAAGGACCTGGGGATGGGCAATGCGCGGTTCAGTGTCTCGATCAGGTTTGAAGATTCGGCGGATGGTTTGCCCCTGCCCAATTCCCCCAGCGTCAAATACGACCTTACGGGTGCCGATAAAGTTGAGTTTCTGGTCTCCACCAACCCGGGGGAGCCCTTTCTGCCCCTGATACGAATTGCATCCACCGGGGAATTGTCCCGCTTCACTCTGGCGGTGAAAACAGCTTTAGCCGAGTCAGACAGGGTTCCGGTGCTCATCTTTGATGAGATCGATATTGGCGTCGGCGGCAGGTCCGGTGAAATCATCGGCCGCAAACTGTCAGCGCTGTCGCTTTCGCACCAGGTCATCTGTGTCACCCATCTCCCCCAGATAGCCTGCTATGGATCCCGCCATTTTAAGATTATTAAAGTACACGATGGAGAGCGGGTGACCAGCGCTCTGTCGGAATTAACGGGAAATGACTTGTTGACCGAACTGGCTGCCATGCTGTCCGGTCAAAACAGCCGGGCGGCAGCCGATGCGGCCAGGGAATTGATTGAAAAGGCTGCGGCCTTCACTGAATCACTGAGGAATTGA